In a single window of the Roseiconus lacunae genome:
- a CDS encoding AAA family ATPase, with protein MTNVLRIALVDPNDDTRESLKGMLLSMDTVWLEADCSRYEFFPDIIEQTAPDVGVISLDNDSEKAIRLIQRLAADAPDTVLLAASESTDGHLILQTIRAGAREFLTLPMSHEDLGAALGRVSQQKFGSSEGGARGCEVIAIAGATGGVGTTSTAVNLGCIFAADNRNSVALLDLDLALGDADVFLDAIPDYTLADVVQNVSRLDIQLLKQSLTKHSSGLYLLPRPVELHDTQGITDESLRKVIGLLKATFTHLVIDLSKTYSAVDMAAIEAASKVLLVTQLDLPCLRNVVRLMMSFEEIDGLQDKVEIVVNRAGLESGQISLKKAKETLGREIYTLLPNDYRTMVEVRNNGVPLVNQAPKAAITQAMKDLASKLMGAEGTAAPTEPVKGSESKWKMFWPGSAKS; from the coding sequence ATGACAAACGTCCTTAGAATCGCATTGGTTGACCCCAATGATGATACACGTGAATCACTCAAAGGCATGCTGCTGAGCATGGACACAGTTTGGCTGGAAGCCGACTGTTCTCGCTACGAGTTTTTCCCGGATATCATCGAGCAGACCGCGCCAGACGTTGGTGTCATTTCTCTTGACAACGACAGCGAGAAGGCGATTCGACTGATTCAGCGTCTCGCCGCAGACGCTCCCGACACGGTTCTTCTTGCGGCCAGTGAAAGCACCGACGGACATCTGATTCTGCAAACGATTCGCGCCGGGGCACGCGAGTTTTTGACGTTGCCGATGTCACACGAAGACCTCGGTGCGGCGCTCGGTCGAGTCAGTCAGCAAAAGTTTGGCAGCAGCGAAGGCGGCGCCCGTGGCTGTGAAGTCATTGCGATCGCCGGCGCGACCGGCGGGGTGGGGACGACCAGTACGGCAGTCAACCTGGGCTGTATTTTTGCCGCCGATAATCGCAATAGCGTCGCATTGCTTGACCTGGATTTGGCCCTCGGTGACGCCGACGTGTTCTTGGATGCGATTCCCGATTATACGCTCGCCGATGTCGTCCAAAACGTTTCCCGCTTGGACATCCAGCTACTGAAGCAGTCGTTGACGAAACACTCCAGCGGACTGTATTTGCTGCCGCGTCCGGTCGAGTTGCACGACACCCAAGGAATCACTGACGAGAGTCTGCGAAAAGTGATTGGCCTGCTCAAAGCAACGTTCACGCACCTCGTCATCGATCTTTCGAAAACATACAGTGCTGTCGACATGGCCGCCATTGAAGCGGCTTCGAAAGTCCTTTTGGTGACCCAATTGGATCTTCCGTGCTTACGGAATGTTGTGCGATTGATGATGAGCTTCGAAGAGATCGACGGGTTGCAAGATAAGGTCGAAATCGTCGTCAACCGCGCCGGCCTCGAATCGGGACAAATCAGCCTGAAGAAAGCCAAAGAAACGCTCGGGCGCGAAATCTATACGTTGCTTCCCAATGACTATCGGACGATGGTCGAAGTACGAAATAACGGTGTGCCGCTGGTGAACCAAGCCCCCAAAGCCGCGATCACTCAAGCGATGAAGGACCTGGCCAGTAAATTGATGGGCGCCGAAGGCACGGCCGCACCGACCGAACCGGTCAAAGGATCGGAAAGCAAGTGGAAAATGTTCTGGCCGGGATCTGCGAAGTCCTAA